In the genome of Columba livia isolate bColLiv1 breed racing homer chromosome 10, bColLiv1.pat.W.v2, whole genome shotgun sequence, one region contains:
- the BARX1 gene encoding homeobox protein BarH-like 1 isoform X2 has translation MQHPLELGAGHYFPAEAFPDHRSHRYRSFMIEEILTDPPDSKGAAPAGELLKFGVQALLSARPYHNHLAVLKAEPAAVFKFPLAPLGCSGLGSALLAAGSGLQGGSASPHLPLELHLRGKLEPGPPEPGSKAKKGRRSRTVFTELQLMGLEKRFEKQKYLSTPDRIDLAESLGLSQLQVKTWYQNRRMKWKKIVLQGGGLESPTKPKGRPKKNSIPSSEQLSEQERAREAEKPPESLGSPAEVSQEE, from the exons ATGCAGCACCCGCTGGAGCTGGGGGCCGGGCACTACTTCCCGGCCGAAGCCTTTCCCGACCACCGCTCGCATCGCTACCGCAGCTTCATGATCGAGGAGATCCTCACCGACCCCCCGGACTCCAAGGGGGCCGCGCCGGCCGGGGAGCTGCTCAAGTTCGGGGTGCAGGCGCTGCTCTCCGCCCGGCCCTACCACAACCACCTCG CAGTGCTAAAGGCGGAGCCGGCAGCCGTGTTCAAGTTCCCCCTGGCTCCCTTGGGCTGCTCGGGGCTGGGCTCGGCGCTGCTGGCCGCCGGCTCGGGGCTGCAGGGCGGCTCCGCCTCGCCCCATCTCCCGCTGGAGCTGCACCTCCGCGGCAAGCTGGAGCCGGGCCCCCCGGAGCCGGGCAGCAAGGCCAAGAAGGGACGCCGCAGCCGCACCGTCTTCACCGAACTGCAGCTCATGGGGCTGGAGAAGCGCTTCGAGAAGCAGAAATATCTCTCCACGCCCGATAG AATAGACCTGGCCGAATCGTTGGGGCTCAGCCAGCTCCAGGTGAAAACTTGGTATCAGAACAGGCGcatgaaatggaagaaaata GTGTTGCAGGGGGGCGGCCTGGAGTCCCCCACCAAGCCAAAGGGCCGCCCCAAGAAGAACTCCATCCCCAGCAGCGAGCAGCTCTCGGAGCAGGAACGAGCCCGGGAAGCCGAGAAGCCGCCCGAGAGCCTGGGCTCGCCGGCCGAGGTCAGCCAGGAGGAGTGA
- the BARX1 gene encoding homeobox protein BarH-like 1 isoform X1, which translates to MQHPLELGAGHYFPAEAFPDHRSHRYRSFMIEEILTDPPDSKGAAPAGELLKFGVQALLSARPYHNHLAVLKAEPAAVFKFPLAPLGCSGLGSALLAAGSGLQGGSASPHLPLELHLRGKLEPGPPEPGSKAKKGRRSRTVFTELQLMGLEKRFEKQKYLSTPDRRKATSRDEICRASPSLSLARRIDLAESLGLSQLQVKTWYQNRRMKWKKIVLQGGGLESPTKPKGRPKKNSIPSSEQLSEQERAREAEKPPESLGSPAEVSQEE; encoded by the exons ATGCAGCACCCGCTGGAGCTGGGGGCCGGGCACTACTTCCCGGCCGAAGCCTTTCCCGACCACCGCTCGCATCGCTACCGCAGCTTCATGATCGAGGAGATCCTCACCGACCCCCCGGACTCCAAGGGGGCCGCGCCGGCCGGGGAGCTGCTCAAGTTCGGGGTGCAGGCGCTGCTCTCCGCCCGGCCCTACCACAACCACCTCG CAGTGCTAAAGGCGGAGCCGGCAGCCGTGTTCAAGTTCCCCCTGGCTCCCTTGGGCTGCTCGGGGCTGGGCTCGGCGCTGCTGGCCGCCGGCTCGGGGCTGCAGGGCGGCTCCGCCTCGCCCCATCTCCCGCTGGAGCTGCACCTCCGCGGCAAGCTGGAGCCGGGCCCCCCGGAGCCGGGCAGCAAGGCCAAGAAGGGACGCCGCAGCCGCACCGTCTTCACCGAACTGCAGCTCATGGGGCTGGAGAAGCGCTTCGAGAAGCAGAAATATCTCTCCACGCCCGATAG GAGGAAAGCTACCAGCCGAGATGAAATTTGCCGGGCCTCACCGTCTCTCTCTCTCGCCCGCAGAATAGACCTGGCCGAATCGTTGGGGCTCAGCCAGCTCCAGGTGAAAACTTGGTATCAGAACAGGCGcatgaaatggaagaaaata GTGTTGCAGGGGGGCGGCCTGGAGTCCCCCACCAAGCCAAAGGGCCGCCCCAAGAAGAACTCCATCCCCAGCAGCGAGCAGCTCTCGGAGCAGGAACGAGCCCGGGAAGCCGAGAAGCCGCCCGAGAGCCTGGGCTCGCCGGCCGAGGTCAGCCAGGAGGAGTGA